In Streptomyces sp. NBC_01717, one DNA window encodes the following:
- a CDS encoding phosphatidylserine decarboxylase produces the protein MPDSQTSASRGGVRLARGASPWLLPTVATAALSLTRARKSGRWAAVAVPTTALAAGMLWFFRDPEREITQGRVISPADGVVQSIMPWKDGRTRVAIFMSPLNVHVNRAPLAGTVTSVEHIPGGFVPAFNKESENNERVVWHFDTELGDIEMVQIAGAVARRIVPYIPQGTKVEQGERIGLIRFGSRVDIYLPEGIDVAVEVGQATTAGVTRIDRD, from the coding sequence ATGCCCGACAGCCAAACCTCTGCATCACGCGGCGGAGTCCGCCTAGCGCGCGGAGCTTCGCCGTGGCTCCTCCCGACCGTCGCCACCGCGGCGCTCAGCCTCACCCGGGCCCGCAAGTCCGGACGCTGGGCCGCCGTGGCCGTGCCCACCACCGCGCTCGCGGCGGGCATGCTGTGGTTCTTCCGCGACCCCGAGCGCGAGATCACCCAGGGCCGAGTCATCTCTCCGGCCGACGGTGTGGTGCAGAGCATCATGCCGTGGAAGGACGGGCGCACCCGCGTCGCGATCTTCATGAGCCCGCTGAATGTCCACGTCAACCGTGCGCCCCTGGCCGGCACGGTGACATCGGTCGAGCACATCCCCGGTGGGTTCGTCCCGGCGTTCAACAAGGAGAGCGAGAACAACGAGCGCGTTGTCTGGCACTTCGACACCGAGCTCGGTGACATCGAGATGGTGCAGATCGCGGGTGCGGTTGCCCGTCGCATCGTCCCGTACATCCCGCAGGGCACGAAGGTGGAACAGGGCGAGCGCATCGGCCTGATCCGCTTCGGCTCCCGGGTCGACATCTACCTTCCGGAAGGTATCGATGTCGCGGTCGAGGTCGGCCAGGCCACCACCGCGGGGGTGACTCGAATTGACCGTGATTGA
- the pssA gene encoding CDP-diacylglycerol--serine O-phosphatidyltransferase, with the protein MPEAESEDDVEDMPLSLRLSIADTLTLGNATCGFMAVYFTTTGILIPHLTGSDESGMARHSAATAVILMLLAAVFDLFDGLVARKLRSSPMGAELDNLSDLISFGLAPAYFVLVYGMVADDAHQRVSALAAIVVLLAVVLRLARFSCVTMKDGMFQGMPSPFGALTVVSIVLLELPFVPTLLAIVGVAWLMVSRVEYPKPRGVLAVAMLSWIVGAMGLLAAWAFDAPGGQLLLQTGCALQVVLGAVIPLFATARRVNTFRDNRREARAAQLP; encoded by the coding sequence GTGCCGGAGGCCGAGTCGGAGGACGACGTCGAGGACATGCCGCTGTCTCTGCGGCTGTCGATAGCGGACACCCTCACTCTCGGTAATGCCACGTGCGGTTTCATGGCGGTGTACTTCACCACCACGGGGATCCTCATCCCGCACCTCACGGGCAGCGACGAAAGCGGCATGGCCCGGCATTCCGCGGCCACCGCCGTGATCCTGATGCTCCTCGCCGCGGTCTTCGACCTCTTCGACGGGCTGGTGGCGCGCAAGCTCCGCAGCTCGCCGATGGGCGCTGAGCTGGACAACCTCTCGGACCTGATCAGCTTCGGCCTCGCCCCGGCGTACTTCGTACTCGTGTACGGCATGGTCGCGGACGACGCACACCAGAGGGTGTCGGCGCTCGCGGCGATCGTCGTGCTGCTGGCCGTGGTGCTGAGACTGGCCAGATTCTCCTGCGTGACCATGAAGGACGGCATGTTCCAGGGCATGCCGAGCCCCTTCGGAGCGCTCACGGTCGTCTCGATCGTCCTCCTGGAGCTGCCCTTCGTACCGACGCTGCTCGCGATCGTCGGAGTGGCGTGGTTGATGGTCAGCCGGGTCGAGTACCCGAAGCCGCGGGGTGTCCTCGCGGTGGCGATGCTCAGCTGGATCGTCGGCGCGATGGGGCTGCTCGCCGCCTGGGCGTTCGACGCCCCCGGCGGTCAGCTGCTCCTGCAGACCGGCTGCGCGCTGCAGGTGGTCCTGGGAGCGGTCATCCCGCTCTTCGCGACGGCGCGGCGGGTGAACACCTTCCGCGACAACCGGCGCGAGGCACGGGCGGCTCAGCTGCCCTAG
- a CDS encoding discoidin domain-containing protein translates to MTPPPKRLLLRRSLSASLSLALAAFGTAAAVVLSSAPPARAAGVPAPSPLAVPGRGATVPFKEQEAEYAATNGTLIGPNRLYGTLPSEASGRQAVTLDAVGEYVEFTLTAPANAMSFRYSLPDSPDGTGRDASIDVRVGDGAPKSVPVTSKYGWYYGGYPFNNNPGDTNPHHFYDEARTTFGSALPIGTKVRLQVSSTAASPTFTIDLADFEQVGAPVGSPSGALDVVSDFGADPTGATDSTGRIQAAVDAGRAQGKEVYIPQGTFQVRDHIVVDKVTLRGAGPWYSVLTGRDPSNRSKAVGVYGKYAADGGSSNVTLKDFAIIGDIRERVDNDQVNAIGGAMSNSVVDNIWMQHTKCGAWMDGPMDNFTVKNSRILDQTADGVNFHYGVTNSTVTNTFVRNTGDDGLAMWAENVPNVKNKFTFNTVILPILANNIVTYGGKDITISDNVMSDTITNGGGLHVANRYPGVNSGQGTAVSGITTAARNTLIRTGNNDFNWRFGVGAVWFSGLNEPINATINITDTEILDSSYAAIHLIEGATNGLHFDNVRIDGAGTYALQIQAPGTATFTNVVATHIAQSNPIHNCVGSGFQITRGSGNSGWYADPPACTGTWPDPVWTNGGVPGGGTDPTDPPTDPPADPGNLALGRPVTESGHADVYGAANAVDGNANSYWESTNHAFPQTITVDLGAPKAVKRVVLKLPPATAWATRTQTLSVSGSADNSSYSSLKGSAGYVFDPADGNTATITLPGTSARYLRLTFTANTGWPAGQLSELEAYTS, encoded by the coding sequence GTGACCCCACCACCGAAACGCCTCCTGCTCAGACGCTCTCTGTCCGCTTCCCTCTCCCTGGCCCTCGCCGCGTTCGGCACCGCCGCCGCGGTCGTACTGTCCAGCGCCCCGCCCGCCCGGGCCGCGGGTGTCCCCGCGCCCTCCCCCCTCGCGGTCCCCGGCCGCGGTGCGACCGTTCCGTTCAAGGAGCAGGAAGCCGAGTACGCGGCCACGAACGGCACGCTGATCGGACCCAACCGGCTGTACGGCACGCTGCCCTCCGAGGCCTCCGGTCGGCAGGCCGTGACGCTGGACGCCGTCGGCGAGTACGTGGAATTCACCCTCACCGCCCCGGCGAACGCGATGTCCTTCCGCTACTCGCTGCCGGACAGCCCCGACGGAACGGGCCGTGACGCCTCGATCGACGTGCGCGTGGGCGACGGGGCGCCGAAGAGTGTCCCGGTCACATCGAAGTACGGCTGGTACTACGGCGGTTACCCGTTCAACAACAACCCGGGCGACACCAACCCGCACCACTTCTACGACGAGGCCCGGACCACGTTCGGGTCGGCGCTCCCCATCGGCACGAAGGTGCGGCTGCAGGTCTCCTCCACCGCCGCGTCGCCGACGTTCACCATCGACCTGGCCGACTTCGAGCAGGTCGGCGCCCCGGTCGGCAGTCCGTCGGGGGCGCTGGACGTGGTCAGCGACTTCGGCGCCGACCCGACAGGCGCGACCGACTCCACCGGCAGGATCCAGGCGGCCGTCGACGCCGGCCGGGCGCAGGGCAAGGAGGTGTACATCCCGCAGGGAACCTTCCAGGTCCGCGATCACATCGTCGTCGACAAGGTGACACTGCGCGGGGCCGGCCCCTGGTACAGCGTGCTGACCGGGCGCGATCCGTCGAACCGCAGCAAGGCGGTCGGTGTCTACGGCAAGTACGCCGCGGACGGCGGCAGCAGCAATGTCACCCTCAAGGACTTCGCCATCATCGGCGACATCCGTGAACGGGTGGACAACGACCAGGTCAACGCCATCGGCGGGGCGATGTCCAATTCGGTCGTCGACAACATCTGGATGCAGCACACCAAGTGCGGCGCCTGGATGGACGGACCGATGGACAATTTCACCGTCAAGAACAGCCGCATTCTGGACCAGACCGCAGACGGCGTGAATTTCCATTACGGCGTCACGAACTCCACCGTCACCAATACATTCGTCCGCAACACCGGTGACGACGGCCTGGCGATGTGGGCGGAGAACGTACCGAATGTGAAGAACAAGTTCACGTTCAACACCGTGATCCTGCCGATCCTCGCGAACAACATCGTGACGTACGGCGGCAAGGACATCACCATCTCCGACAACGTCATGTCCGACACGATCACCAATGGCGGCGGTCTTCACGTCGCCAATCGCTATCCCGGTGTGAATTCGGGTCAGGGCACGGCGGTCTCCGGCATCACGACAGCCGCCCGGAACACTCTGATCCGTACCGGGAACAACGACTTCAACTGGCGGTTCGGGGTCGGCGCGGTCTGGTTCAGTGGACTCAACGAACCCATCAACGCGACGATCAACATCACCGACACCGAGATACTCGACAGCTCGTACGCCGCGATCCATCTGATCGAGGGGGCGACCAACGGGCTGCATTTCGACAACGTGAGGATCGACGGCGCGGGTACCTACGCCCTGCAGATCCAGGCGCCGGGGACGGCCACGTTCACCAATGTCGTCGCCACGCACATCGCCCAGTCGAACCCGATCCACAACTGTGTCGGCAGCGGCTTCCAGATCACCCGGGGCAGCGGAAACTCCGGCTGGTACGCCGACCCGCCGGCCTGCACCGGCACCTGGCCGGACCCGGTGTGGACCAACGGCGGGGTGCCGGGGGGTGGCACCGACCCGACCGACCCGCCCACCGACCCTCCGGCCGATCCCGGCAACCTCGCGCTGGGCCGACCGGTCACCGAATCGGGGCACGCGGACGTCTATGGTGCGGCCAACGCCGTGGACGGCAATGCGAACAGCTACTGGGAGAGCACCAACCACGCCTTCCCGCAGACCATCACCGTGGACCTGGGCGCTCCCAAGGCCGTCAAACGCGTGGTCCTGAAGCTGCCCCCGGCGACTGCATGGGCGACCCGCACGCAGACGCTGAGCGTGTCGGGCAGTGCCGACAACTCCTCGTACAGCTCGCTCAAGGGGTCGGCCGGCTATGTCTTCGACCCGGCCGACGGCAATACGGCGACGATCACTCTGCCCGGCACATCAGCCCGCTATCTGCGGCTGACCTTCACCGCGAACACGGGGTGGCCCGCGGGTCAGCTCTCGGAACTGGAGGCGTACACCAGCTGA
- a CDS encoding glycerate kinase, with translation METARVLVAADKFKGSLTAVQVAERVTAGLRRIVPEVQVETLPVADGGDGTVAAAVAAGFERREARVTGPRGETVTAAYALRDTTAVVEMAEASGLQHLPAGVFAPLTATTYGSGELLAAALDAGARTIVFGVGGSATTDGGAGMLAALGARFLDADGKPVGPGGGGLAKLAEADLSGLDPRLAEVDLILASDVDNPLTGPKGAPEVYGRQKGATEDDIATLDAALAHYASILGPDHAKLPGAGAAGGIGYGALVALGARFRPGIEVMLDVLGFAPALARATLVITGEGSLDEQTLHGKAPAGVAAAARAAGLEVVAVCGRLALPPEALGRAGIRRAYALTELEPDPAVCMAQAGPLLERVAEGIARDFLS, from the coding sequence ACAGGTCGCGGAGCGGGTGACAGCCGGGCTGCGGCGCATCGTCCCCGAGGTGCAGGTCGAGACCCTGCCCGTGGCGGACGGCGGCGACGGCACGGTGGCGGCGGCGGTGGCTGCCGGCTTCGAGCGGCGCGAAGCGCGTGTGACCGGGCCGCGCGGGGAGACCGTGACCGCCGCGTACGCGCTGCGGGACACCACCGCGGTGGTGGAGATGGCCGAGGCCTCGGGTCTCCAGCACCTTCCCGCAGGGGTCTTCGCCCCGCTCACGGCCACCACGTACGGCTCCGGCGAGCTGCTTGCCGCGGCGCTGGACGCGGGCGCCCGGACCATTGTGTTCGGGGTCGGCGGCAGCGCGACGACCGACGGCGGCGCGGGCATGCTGGCCGCGCTCGGCGCCCGCTTCCTGGATGCGGACGGCAAGCCCGTCGGTCCCGGTGGCGGCGGCCTCGCGAAGCTGGCCGAGGCGGACCTGTCCGGCCTCGACCCGCGGCTGGCCGAAGTGGACCTGATCCTCGCCAGCGACGTGGACAACCCGCTGACCGGTCCGAAGGGCGCCCCGGAGGTCTACGGGCGGCAGAAGGGCGCGACCGAGGACGACATCGCGACCCTCGACGCGGCGCTCGCCCACTACGCGTCCATCCTGGGACCGGACCATGCGAAGCTCCCCGGAGCGGGTGCGGCGGGCGGTATCGGCTACGGGGCGCTGGTAGCGCTCGGCGCCCGGTTCCGCCCCGGCATCGAGGTCATGCTCGACGTACTCGGCTTCGCGCCGGCACTGGCCCGCGCCACGCTGGTGATCACGGGCGAGGGTTCGCTCGACGAGCAGACCCTGCACGGCAAGGCCCCGGCGGGCGTCGCGGCGGCCGCCCGCGCGGCGGGACTGGAGGTGGTGGCGGTCTGCGGCCGCCTGGCACTGCCTCCGGAGGCGCTGGGCAGGGCCGGCATCCGGCGCGCGTACGCCCTCACGGAGCTGGAGCCGGACCCGGCCGTGTGCATGGCACAGGCGGGCCCGCTGCTGGAGCGGGTGGCGGAAGGGATCGCGCGCGACTTCCTGTCGTGA